One Astatotilapia calliptera chromosome 1, fAstCal1.2, whole genome shotgun sequence DNA segment encodes these proteins:
- the irf1a gene encoding interferon regulatory factor 1a, translating to MQQQGRLRLRPWLEEQIQSGRYPGVSWLDQSARIFQIPWKHAARHGWSIERDATLFRSWAMHTGRYHPGKDKPDPKTWKANFRCALNSLPDICELREHSKKRGSNAYRVYRMLPSSQTQKRRRGLRLFDRSRERQTSLGECTSNDMHNTQIWQPTTTRPITDIPQKVEAVAENTFTSIQRQGMWDAKPVDQEQSEAVFKLMDHLNNTELWNQTGEQRGWRTHNLWNHWHCPGDDNSYPLHSENCSDLFGPNYIKELSDWSTHQQPLMP from the exons ATGCAACAACAAGGCCGGCTCAGGCTGAGGCCGTGGCTGGAGGAACAGATTCAGTCTGGGAGGTATCCAGGAGTCAGCTGGCTGGACCAG TCAGCACGAATCTTCCAGATCCCATGGAAACATGCCGCTCGCCATGGTTGGAGTATTGAGCGAGATGCTACCCTTTTCCGGAGCTGGGCCATGCATACAG GACGGTACCATCCAGGCAAAGATAAGCCAGATCCAAAGACATGGAAAGCAAATTTCCGCTGTGCCTTGAATTCTCTGCCTGACATCTGTGAGCTGCGAGAGCACAGCAAAAAGAGAGGCAGTAATGCCTACAGAGTCTACAGGATGCTGCCCagctcacaaacacagaaacgcAGAAGAG GGCTGCGGTTATTCGACCGATCCAGAGAAAGACAGACCAGTTTAGGTGAATGCACATCTAATGACATGCACAACACACAGATTTGGCAACCCACAACAACAAGGCCCATTACAGACATACCACAGAAGGTGGAAGCTGTTGCAGAGAACACATTTACCAGCATTCAAAGACAGG GGATGTGGGACGCCAAACCAGTGGACCAGGAACAGAGTGAGGCCGTCTTTAAG CTGATGGATCACTTAAACAACACTGAGCTCTGGAACCAGACCGGGGAGCAGAGAGGATGGAGAACACACAATCTCTGGAACCACTGGCACT GTCCTGGAGATGATAACTCATATCCTCTGCACTCAGAGAACTGCAGCGATCTATTTGGTCCAAACTACATCAAGGAACTTTCCGACTGGTCCACACATCAGCAACCACTGATGCCATAG